The Azospirillum baldaniorum genome contains a region encoding:
- a CDS encoding sigma-70 family RNA polymerase sigma factor, with product MQDLGSPAAGADRTFEELLTAVGRDRDRTAFAALFGHFAPRLKAYLRRQGCDAGGAEELVQDVMLLVWRRAETYDPTQASAATWVFTIARNRRIDALRREQRPEIDPADPTLVPDPMESADDGVAARETAGRLRAALRTLPPEQADLLRLAYFEDKPHSLISAEQGIPLGTVKSRLRLAMERLRKAMRDSR from the coding sequence ATGCAGGATCTTGGTTCCCCAGCCGCCGGCGCCGACCGGACCTTCGAAGAACTGCTGACCGCGGTCGGGCGGGACCGCGACCGCACGGCCTTCGCGGCCCTGTTCGGGCATTTCGCCCCGCGGTTGAAGGCCTATCTGCGCCGCCAGGGCTGCGACGCGGGCGGTGCGGAGGAGTTGGTGCAGGACGTGATGCTGTTGGTGTGGCGCCGCGCGGAAACCTATGACCCGACCCAGGCATCCGCCGCCACCTGGGTGTTCACCATCGCCCGCAACCGGCGGATCGACGCGCTGCGGCGGGAACAGCGGCCCGAGATCGACCCCGCCGACCCCACGCTGGTGCCCGACCCGATGGAGAGCGCCGACGACGGGGTGGCGGCGCGGGAGACCGCGGGACGGCTGCGGGCCGCGCTGAGGACCCTGCCGCCGGAACAGGCCGATCTGCTGCGTCTGGCCTATTTCGAGGACAAGCCGCACAGCCTGATCTCCGCCGAACAGGGCATTCCGCTGGGCACCGTCAAGTCGCGCCTGCGGCTGGCCATGGAACGGCTGCGCAAGGCCATGAGGGACTCCCGATGA
- a CDS encoding ChrR family anti-sigma-E factor has product MTVPTHHPGDTLLIDYAGGALGEAASLIVATHLALCPCCRLNVAEMEAVGGALLESIEPEEVDPACLETVLARLDDLPPLPRAPRPKLVCQPAEVPLLPEPLRRYVGNDLSRLPWKRLMRGMDCYDIPLGSPLGSGPERRGKARLMRLASGVGPPHHTHRGIELTLVLDGGFTDDLGQFARGDLSVADDSVRHRPVADEEGCLCLAVTDAPLHFTGALGLLLNPFVTF; this is encoded by the coding sequence ATGACCGTGCCCACCCACCATCCCGGCGACACCCTGCTGATCGACTATGCCGGCGGCGCTCTGGGCGAGGCGGCCTCGCTGATCGTGGCGACCCATCTGGCGCTGTGCCCCTGCTGCCGCCTGAACGTCGCCGAGATGGAGGCGGTCGGCGGCGCCCTGCTGGAGAGCATCGAGCCGGAGGAGGTCGACCCCGCCTGCCTGGAGACGGTTCTCGCCCGGCTGGACGACCTGCCGCCCCTGCCCCGCGCGCCCCGGCCGAAGCTGGTCTGCCAGCCGGCCGAGGTGCCGCTGCTGCCCGAACCGCTGCGCCGCTACGTCGGCAACGACCTGTCGCGCCTGCCCTGGAAGCGGCTGATGCGCGGCATGGACTGCTACGACATCCCGCTGGGCTCCCCGCTGGGGTCCGGCCCTGAACGCCGCGGCAAGGCCCGGCTGATGCGGCTGGCCAGCGGCGTCGGGCCGCCCCACCACACCCACCGCGGGATCGAGCTGACCCTGGTGCTGGACGGCGGCTTCACCGACGATCTCGGCCAATTCGCCCGCGGCGACCTGTCCGTCGCCGACGACTCCGTGCGCCACCGTCCGGTGGCCGACGAGGAGGGTTGCCTGTGTCTGGCGGTGACCGACGCGCCGCTTCATTTCACCGGCGCGCTGGGGCTGCTCCTCAACCCCTTCGTGACGTTCTGA
- the rlmN gene encoding 23S rRNA (adenine(2503)-C(2))-methyltransferase RlmN, whose translation MSASNHAAAFALPAVDADGRKNLVGLSRDELEAEMLSVGLEKFRARQLWHWIYHRGATDFAVMTTLAKPVREKLAESYAVARPTVVRDLKSVDGTRKWLLRMPDGQEVESVHIPEEDRGTLCVSSQVGCTLTCRFCHTGTQRLVRNLDASEIVAQVMLARDALGEWPAPPDGRMISNIVMMGMGEPLFNYENVAKALKIVMDGDGISISKRRITLSTSGVVPAMKRCGEELNVNLAVSLHAVTDELRDIIMPINRKYPLKELMDACRNYPGLNNARRITFEYVMLKGINDSPADARALVKLLEGIPSKINLIPFNPWPGAPYERSTDRAIQVFGDIVNNAGYASPVRTTRGEDIMAACGQLKSASVRLSAADRAAIEKVLAEKDAALAG comes from the coding sequence ATGAGCGCCTCCAACCATGCTGCTGCCTTTGCCCTGCCGGCTGTTGACGCCGATGGGCGCAAGAACCTTGTCGGCCTGTCCCGCGACGAGCTGGAAGCCGAAATGCTGTCCGTCGGCCTGGAGAAATTCCGGGCCCGCCAGCTCTGGCACTGGATCTACCACCGCGGAGCCACCGACTTCGCGGTGATGACCACGCTCGCCAAGCCGGTGCGCGAGAAGCTGGCGGAGAGCTACGCCGTGGCCCGCCCGACGGTCGTCCGCGACCTGAAGTCGGTGGACGGCACGCGCAAGTGGCTGCTGCGCATGCCCGACGGGCAGGAGGTGGAGAGCGTCCACATTCCCGAGGAGGACCGCGGCACGCTCTGCGTCTCCTCGCAGGTCGGCTGCACGCTGACCTGCCGCTTCTGCCACACCGGCACGCAGCGTCTGGTGCGCAACCTCGACGCCTCGGAGATCGTGGCGCAGGTCATGCTGGCCCGCGACGCGCTCGGCGAATGGCCGGCGCCGCCGGACGGGCGGATGATCTCCAACATCGTCATGATGGGCATGGGGGAGCCGCTCTTTAACTACGAGAACGTCGCCAAGGCGCTGAAGATCGTCATGGACGGCGACGGGATCTCGATCTCGAAGCGCCGCATCACGCTCTCCACCTCCGGCGTCGTCCCGGCCATGAAGCGCTGCGGCGAGGAGCTGAACGTCAACCTCGCGGTCAGCCTGCACGCCGTGACCGACGAGCTGCGCGACATCATCATGCCCATCAACCGGAAATATCCGCTGAAGGAGCTGATGGACGCCTGCCGCAATTACCCCGGCCTGAACAACGCGCGGCGCATCACCTTCGAATACGTGATGCTGAAAGGCATCAACGACAGCCCGGCGGACGCCCGCGCCCTGGTCAAGTTGCTGGAGGGCATCCCGTCGAAGATCAACCTGATCCCCTTCAACCCCTGGCCGGGCGCCCCCTACGAGCGTTCGACCGACCGGGCGATCCAGGTCTTCGGCGACATCGTCAACAACGCCGGCTACGCCAGCCCCGTCCGCACCACCCGCGGCGAGGACATCATGGCCGCCTGCGGCCAGTTGAAGAGCGCGTCCGTCCGCCTGTCCGCCGCCGACCGCGCCGCCATCGAGAAGGTGCTGGCCGAGAAGGACGCGGCGCTGGCCGGATAA
- a CDS encoding invasion associated locus B family protein codes for MLPIRTIRRTAGAALLLAGPILAATVATASAADPRLLGTFKDWNAFAFDEGGHKVCYLSSQPKKKEPAAAKRGDIYVLVTHRPAEKALDVVSVVVGYPLKKDSESTLDVAGKSFKLFTDGETAWARDADTDKAVTAAMRDAKGKSMVVKGVSGRGTKTTDTYSTDGFAQAYDAINQACGVKR; via the coding sequence ATGTTGCCCATTCGCACCATCCGTCGCACCGCCGGCGCCGCTCTGCTTCTGGCCGGTCCGATCCTCGCCGCAACCGTCGCCACGGCCAGCGCCGCCGACCCGCGCCTGCTGGGAACCTTCAAGGACTGGAACGCCTTCGCCTTCGACGAGGGCGGGCACAAGGTCTGCTACCTGTCCAGCCAGCCCAAGAAGAAGGAACCCGCCGCGGCCAAGCGCGGGGACATCTATGTGCTGGTGACCCACCGCCCGGCGGAGAAGGCGCTGGACGTCGTCAGCGTCGTCGTCGGCTATCCCCTGAAGAAGGACAGCGAGTCCACGCTGGACGTGGCCGGCAAGTCCTTCAAGCTGTTCACCGACGGCGAGACCGCCTGGGCGCGCGACGCCGACACCGACAAGGCCGTCACCGCCGCGATGCGCGACGCCAAGGGCAAGTCCATGGTGGTGAAGGGTGTTTCGGGCCGCGGCACGAAGACAACCGACACCTACAGCACCGACGGCTTCGCCCAGGCTTACGACGCGATCAACCAAGCCTGCGGCGTGAAGCGCTGA
- a CDS encoding class I SAM-dependent methyltransferase encodes MSDPLYDDRFYDIQEEGSLRSARVIAPLVLGWVGADSVLDVGCGVGTFLRAFAETGIADIQGVDGDYVRRDRLRIDPSLFRAQDLSQPFELARRFGLVLSLEVAEHLPEERAEGFVDDLCRHGDVVLFGAAIPGQGARATSTSSGRAIGPGSSSPAAMRPSTFCGQSCGPIRPSISGTARTR; translated from the coding sequence ATGTCCGACCCGCTCTACGACGACCGCTTCTACGACATCCAGGAGGAAGGGTCGCTCCGCTCCGCGCGGGTCATCGCGCCGCTGGTGCTGGGCTGGGTGGGGGCGGACTCGGTGCTGGACGTCGGGTGCGGGGTCGGCACCTTCCTGCGGGCCTTTGCGGAAACGGGGATCGCGGACATCCAGGGGGTGGACGGCGACTATGTGCGCCGCGACCGTCTGCGCATCGATCCGTCCCTCTTCCGCGCCCAGGACCTGTCGCAGCCTTTCGAGCTGGCGCGGCGGTTCGGCCTCGTCCTGTCGCTGGAGGTGGCCGAGCATCTGCCGGAGGAGCGTGCCGAAGGCTTCGTCGACGATCTCTGCCGCCACGGCGACGTCGTGCTGTTCGGGGCCGCCATCCCCGGCCAGGGGGCAAGGGCCACATCAACGAGCAGTGGCAGAGCCATTGGGCCGGGAAGTTCCTCTCCCGCGGCTATGAGGCCTTCGACATTCTGCGGCCAATCCTGTGGGCCGATCCGTCCGTCGATTTCTGGTACCGCCAGAACACGGTGA